From one Microthrixaceae bacterium genomic stretch:
- the cofC gene encoding 2-phospho-L-lactate guanylyltransferase, with translation MQSAVVIPVKAFASAKARLSPAVTPREREALAQSMAEAVIRAAGPMPVVVVCDDPGVATWAQTQGAEVRWTPGLGLDGAVQAGVEWAAESGYNRVVVAHADLPLATDLQHLTGVHSGVVLVPDRRADGTNVISLPADCGFRFAYGPGSFHRHRAEATRLGLAVTVVDDASLAWDVDTPDDLVLPSGQAVTAAMAASIPPLPGPGPTTIGTRRSIAGH, from the coding sequence GTGCAGAGCGCCGTCGTCATTCCGGTGAAGGCGTTCGCATCGGCCAAGGCCAGGCTGTCTCCCGCGGTCACCCCCCGAGAACGCGAAGCGCTGGCCCAATCCATGGCCGAGGCCGTCATCCGGGCCGCTGGTCCCATGCCGGTGGTGGTGGTGTGCGACGACCCCGGCGTGGCCACCTGGGCCCAGACCCAAGGAGCCGAGGTCCGGTGGACACCGGGGTTGGGTCTCGACGGGGCGGTCCAGGCCGGCGTCGAGTGGGCGGCAGAGTCGGGATACAACCGGGTGGTGGTGGCCCATGCCGATCTTCCGCTGGCCACCGACCTGCAACACCTCACCGGTGTCCACAGCGGCGTGGTCTTGGTTCCAGACCGCAGGGCGGACGGAACCAATGTGATCTCCCTGCCCGCCGACTGCGGTTTCCGGTTCGCCTACGGACCGGGCTCGTTCCACCGCCATCGGGCCGAGGCCACCCGCCTGGGCCTAGCGGTGACGGTGGTCGACGACGCCTCGTTGGCCTGGGACGTCGACACCCCCGACGATCTCGTCCTCCCATCGGGCCAGGCGGTCACCGCGGCCATGGCTGCCTCGATCCCGCCGCTACCAGGTCCCGGGCCGACGACCATCGGAACGCGCCGGTCCATCGCCGGCCACTGA
- a CDS encoding NAD(P)H-dependent glycerol-3-phosphate dehydrogenase: MEIAVSIIGAGSWGTTVAALASRNTPTLLWSRRSALAEQIDRDHENGDYLPGFRLPDQLRATDDLERAVRCADLLVMGVPSHGFRSSLEAVKPFLRPWVPVISLSKGLEVGTRLRMSQLVEEVLPGHPVGVLTGPNLAKEILAGHAAASVIAMEDDNIARALQVLFQADLFRVYTNEDVVGSELGGVLKNVIAIAAGMADGLGAGDNTRAAVITRGLAEMSRLGVALGGQAVTFAGLAGMGDLVATCISPQSRNRHVGECLGRGQTIDEIIAAMNMVAEGVKTSNVVMEIAAELGIDMPIAAEVQAVCHHGRPAAEAYAGLLRRGSRREVDGGGRAG, translated from the coding sequence ATGGAGATAGCGGTCTCAATCATCGGTGCGGGGTCGTGGGGAACCACGGTGGCGGCGCTGGCCAGTCGGAACACCCCCACCTTGTTGTGGTCGAGAAGGTCGGCGCTGGCCGAGCAGATCGATCGGGACCACGAGAACGGCGACTACCTCCCCGGGTTCCGCCTACCCGACCAGCTTCGGGCCACCGACGACCTGGAGCGGGCCGTGCGCTGTGCCGACCTGTTGGTGATGGGAGTTCCCTCCCACGGGTTCCGGTCCTCCCTAGAGGCGGTCAAGCCGTTCCTGCGACCCTGGGTCCCGGTGATCTCGCTGAGCAAGGGCCTCGAGGTGGGTACCCGGTTGCGGATGAGTCAACTGGTCGAGGAAGTCCTTCCCGGCCATCCCGTGGGGGTGCTCACCGGGCCGAACCTGGCCAAGGAGATCCTGGCTGGCCACGCTGCGGCCAGCGTCATCGCCATGGAGGACGACAACATCGCCCGTGCCCTCCAGGTCCTCTTCCAGGCCGACCTGTTCCGCGTGTACACCAACGAAGACGTGGTGGGCAGCGAACTGGGTGGGGTGCTCAAGAACGTGATCGCCATCGCCGCGGGCATGGCCGATGGGCTGGGTGCCGGCGACAACACCCGCGCCGCGGTGATCACCCGGGGCCTGGCCGAGATGAGCAGGCTGGGTGTGGCCCTGGGCGGCCAGGCCGTCACGTTCGCCGGCTTGGCTGGCATGGGGGACCTGGTGGCCACCTGCATCAGCCCGCAGAGCCGTAACCGCCATGTCGGGGAGTGCCTCGGACGGGGGCAGACGATCGACGAGATCATCGCGGCCATGAACATGGTGGCCGAGGGGGTCAAGACATCGAACGTGGTCATGGAGATCGCCGCAGAGCTCGGAATAGACATGCCGATAGCGGCCGAGGTGCAGGCGGTGTGCCATCACGGACGCCCGGCTGCTGAGGCATACGCCGGCCTGCTTCGTCGGGGATCGCGCCGTGAGGTGGACGGGGGAGGCCGGGCCGGATAG
- a CDS encoding L,D-transpeptidase, with amino-acid sequence MQRPSIRALPVVGAVLVLLIGAGIFLMDRDSEPEPAAAPTTTTQPRPTTTTKPTEEGFLVADAAGPVVDLYSEPGVALADRPWLDNPTHEGLAVVFQVLEEGPEYLKVRVSSRPNGLEAWIKRDQVTLRHVPNHVLVEVGARRVTVFNGDEILLQEPVAVGKDRTPTPLGNFFVDGIVELANTTGSYGSHQVSVSGFSEELKSFQGGNGQIALHGTNRPELMGQPVSNGCVRMTNDAIARLAWLAPTGTPVQIVA; translated from the coding sequence GTGCAACGCCCTTCCATTCGTGCTCTACCCGTGGTCGGTGCCGTACTGGTACTGCTGATCGGGGCCGGGATCTTCCTCATGGATCGAGATTCCGAGCCCGAACCCGCGGCCGCCCCAACCACCACCACCCAGCCCCGTCCTACCACCACCACCAAGCCCACCGAAGAGGGCTTCTTGGTGGCCGACGCCGCCGGGCCGGTGGTCGACCTCTACAGCGAACCGGGTGTGGCCTTGGCCGACCGTCCGTGGCTGGACAACCCCACCCATGAGGGCCTGGCCGTGGTGTTCCAGGTGCTGGAGGAAGGCCCCGAGTACCTCAAGGTGCGGGTTTCGTCTCGCCCCAACGGCCTGGAAGCCTGGATCAAGCGTGACCAGGTGACGCTGCGCCACGTTCCCAACCACGTGCTGGTCGAGGTCGGAGCCCGCCGGGTCACCGTGTTCAACGGCGACGAGATCCTGTTGCAGGAGCCGGTCGCCGTCGGCAAGGACCGCACCCCGACACCGCTCGGCAACTTCTTCGTCGACGGCATCGTCGAGCTGGCCAACACCACCGGCTCCTACGGTTCCCACCAGGTGAGCGTCAGCGGCTTCAGCGAGGAACTGAAGAGCTTCCAGGGCGGAAACGGCCAGATCGCCCTCCATGGCACCAACCGACCCGAACTGATGGGCCAGCCGGTCAGCAACGGTTGTGTCCGTATGACCAACGACGCCATAGCCCGCCTGGCCTGGCTCGCACCCACCGGAACCCCAGTCCAGATCGTGGCCTAA
- a CDS encoding alpha-mannosidase, whose translation MARTVHVVPHTHWDREWYKPFPVFRMQLVELLDGLLATLDSDPTYRHFQLDGQMAVIDDYLEIRPTEAERLTRLNRAGRLTMGPWYTLPDEFLVSGETHIRNLRLGLERAEAMGGSMAVGYLPDMFGHVAQMPQILAGFGFDHAVVWRGVPSTLAAPAFWWEAPDGTRVRAEYLPDGYGNGARLPATGSGLVHQVEAFRVAHGPWVGDDVLWMNGTDHQLPDPRLPGVLTEAEAASPDGDRFVIASLAEHLRAAPVQDLPTWSGELRSGARSNLLMGVASCRTDVKQAAARAERALERVAEPLLTCWMPAEEWPNEFLASAWKEMIRNAAHDSICGCSADEVNQAVLHRYAEATRVAEALTDRALIRALATSGQDHIAVNPSASDRSGIVAAVVAGEVAPPDTQQISVRPAVHRGPALAGAQAVAVVMRAALDDPRVSRVEIVPDDRSTDLVRAGRASTGDHTPTGDHTPTRWTARLHSDRGPDQIDARELRRQLEAIARDPDAVVTVETVRRGPTQEVLVRTPVVPGHGWRGLAPAPLGDHAVRPHAGGLTNGLVTVEVDQSNGTFSVNGLGGFGVLADEGDAGDTYNWCPTPDGATLTRPDAVDVVVAEAGPVRGRIEITRRFTWPTHVAYGNRAGRTTVDIQTIIEVRAGEDLVRIRVELDNRCRDHRLRIHFPLPQPATGSRAGCAFTTVSRGLTAEGGPNEAGLPTFPSRGFVEAGGLVVAHDGLPEYEVLDQSYLAVTLLRSVGVISQDSMATRALPAGPPTPTPAAQLPGPFGADLVLHTSGRNPYDVVEEAFTPILTARRPGAGWGDPDCSERSFTVSGAELSALTLRPDGLVELRLFNPTDQETVATVAGRRGQVTDLRGRPLGQPFDEAVNLRPHQIVTLALDHR comes from the coding sequence ATGGCACGCACGGTCCACGTCGTCCCCCACACCCACTGGGACCGGGAGTGGTACAAGCCGTTCCCGGTGTTTCGGATGCAGCTCGTCGAACTGCTCGACGGCCTGCTCGCCACCCTCGACTCGGACCCGACCTACCGGCACTTCCAGCTCGACGGCCAGATGGCCGTCATCGACGACTACCTGGAGATCCGCCCGACCGAAGCCGAACGTCTGACCCGGCTCAACCGGGCCGGGCGGCTCACCATGGGCCCGTGGTACACGCTGCCCGACGAGTTCTTGGTCTCGGGCGAGACCCACATCCGCAACCTTCGCCTGGGACTGGAGCGAGCCGAAGCCATGGGCGGCTCCATGGCCGTGGGCTACCTGCCCGACATGTTCGGACACGTCGCCCAGATGCCCCAGATACTGGCTGGCTTCGGATTCGACCACGCCGTGGTGTGGCGAGGGGTGCCCTCGACACTGGCCGCCCCCGCCTTCTGGTGGGAAGCACCCGACGGCACCCGAGTCCGGGCCGAGTACCTGCCCGATGGCTACGGCAACGGAGCCCGGCTCCCCGCCACCGGATCTGGACTGGTCCACCAGGTAGAAGCGTTCCGGGTCGCGCACGGCCCGTGGGTCGGCGACGACGTTTTGTGGATGAACGGGACCGACCACCAGCTCCCCGACCCCCGGCTTCCCGGTGTTCTTACCGAGGCCGAGGCCGCCAGCCCCGACGGGGACCGCTTCGTGATCGCTTCGCTGGCCGAACACCTCCGGGCTGCTCCGGTCCAGGACCTACCCACCTGGTCAGGCGAGCTCCGCTCCGGAGCCCGGTCCAACCTGTTGATGGGCGTGGCCTCGTGTCGCACCGATGTGAAGCAGGCCGCGGCCCGGGCCGAGCGGGCGCTGGAGCGCGTGGCCGAGCCATTGCTGACGTGTTGGATGCCGGCCGAGGAGTGGCCCAACGAGTTCCTGGCCAGCGCGTGGAAGGAGATGATCCGCAACGCCGCCCACGACTCGATCTGTGGATGCTCGGCCGACGAGGTGAACCAGGCAGTACTCCACCGGTACGCCGAGGCCACCCGGGTAGCCGAAGCGCTCACCGACCGGGCCCTGATCAGGGCCTTGGCCACATCGGGCCAGGACCACATCGCCGTCAATCCGAGCGCGTCGGATCGATCCGGCATCGTGGCCGCGGTGGTGGCCGGGGAGGTGGCACCTCCCGACACCCAGCAGATCTCGGTGCGACCTGCCGTTCACCGTGGGCCCGCCCTGGCCGGCGCCCAGGCAGTGGCGGTGGTCATGCGAGCCGCCCTCGATGACCCCCGGGTGAGCCGCGTCGAGATCGTTCCCGACGACCGGTCCACCGACCTCGTCCGAGCCGGCCGGGCCTCGACCGGCGATCACACCCCGACCGGTGATCACACCCCAACCCGGTGGACAGCCCGACTCCACTCCGATCGTGGCCCCGACCAGATCGACGCCCGCGAGCTGCGCCGACAACTGGAGGCCATCGCCCGGGACCCCGACGCGGTCGTGACCGTGGAGACGGTCCGGCGAGGACCAACACAAGAGGTCCTCGTACGTACCCCGGTGGTACCCGGCCACGGTTGGCGGGGGTTGGCCCCTGCCCCCCTCGGGGACCATGCCGTTCGTCCTCACGCCGGGGGCCTCACCAACGGGTTGGTGACCGTCGAGGTGGACCAGTCGAACGGCACGTTCTCGGTCAACGGTCTGGGCGGGTTCGGGGTTCTGGCCGACGAAGGTGATGCCGGCGACACGTACAACTGGTGCCCGACCCCCGACGGAGCCACGCTCACCAGACCGGACGCGGTTGACGTCGTCGTGGCCGAGGCCGGGCCGGTTCGGGGCCGCATCGAGATCACCCGACGCTTCACCTGGCCCACCCACGTCGCCTACGGAAACCGGGCCGGACGGACCACGGTGGACATCCAGACGATCATCGAGGTGCGGGCCGGAGAGGACCTGGTCCGGATCCGAGTCGAGCTCGACAACCGATGCCGAGACCACCGCCTTAGGATCCACTTCCCGCTCCCGCAGCCCGCGACCGGGTCACGGGCGGGTTGCGCCTTCACCACCGTGTCCCGAGGCCTCACCGCCGAAGGCGGCCCCAACGAGGCCGGTCTACCCACCTTCCCGAGCCGGGGATTCGTAGAGGCTGGCGGCCTGGTGGTGGCCCACGACGGGCTCCCTGAGTATGAGGTACTCGATCAGAGCTACCTGGCCGTGACCCTGCTGCGGTCGGTCGGGGTCATCTCCCAAGATTCGATGGCCACCCGGGCACTGCCCGCGGGACCGCCCACCCCCACCCCCGCCGCCCAGTTGCCAGGCCCCTTCGGCGCCGACCTCGTTCTGCACACCTCGGGCCGCAACCCCTACGACGTGGTCGAAGAGGCGTTCACCCCCATCCTCACCGCCCGCCGGCCCGGAGCCGGCTGGGGTGACCCCGACTGCTCGGAGCGGTCATTCACCGTGTCGGGGGCTGAGCTATCGGCCCTCACCCTCCGACCCGACGGCCTCGTGGAGCTTCGCCTGTTCAACCCGACCGACCAGGAGACGGTGGCAACCGTGGCCGGGCGCCGAGGCCAGGTCACCGACCTGCGGGGCCGCCCCCTCGGCCAGCCCTTCGACGAAGCGGTAAACCTGAGACCACACCAGATCGTGACGTTGGCCCTCGACCATCGCTGA
- a CDS encoding RpiB/LacA/LacB family sugar-phosphate isomerase, with protein sequence MRVAFGTDESNEVTEAVLAVLADDGHEVVDPFEDRWPDVGQRVGRVVASGAADVGVVCCWTGTGVSIAANKVPGIRAALCTDADTARGARRWNDANVLALGLRLTSVAVAREIVAAFLATGEVDPDERSNIDRLE encoded by the coding sequence ATGCGAGTGGCTTTCGGGACCGACGAGTCCAACGAGGTGACAGAAGCGGTTCTGGCCGTGTTGGCCGACGATGGCCATGAGGTGGTGGATCCGTTCGAGGATCGGTGGCCCGATGTCGGTCAGCGGGTTGGTCGGGTGGTGGCGTCGGGGGCGGCCGACGTCGGGGTGGTGTGCTGTTGGACGGGGACCGGCGTTTCGATCGCGGCCAACAAGGTGCCGGGCATCAGGGCCGCCCTTTGTACCGATGCCGATACCGCCCGGGGAGCGAGACGTTGGAACGATGCCAACGTGTTGGCCCTTGGCCTGCGTCTCACCTCGGTAGCGGTGGCCCGAGAGATTGTGGCTGCCTTCTTGGCCACCGGAGAGGTGGATCCCGACGAACGTTCCAACATCGATCGCCTGGAGTGA
- a CDS encoding GYD domain-containing protein: MPKFVMLSTLGPDGYARLRDSPERLKEVNADVESMGVKVLSQYALLGQYDFITVLDAPDERAVARVATTLSARGTLKTLTLTAIEVDDYVAILGGGTGS; the protein is encoded by the coding sequence ATGCCCAAGTTCGTGATGCTCTCCACCCTCGGACCCGATGGTTATGCCCGCTTGCGTGACAGCCCTGAGCGGCTCAAAGAGGTGAACGCGGATGTCGAGAGCATGGGTGTCAAGGTCTTGAGTCAGTACGCCCTGCTCGGCCAGTACGACTTCATCACCGTGCTCGACGCTCCCGACGAGCGGGCCGTAGCCCGGGTGGCCACCACGTTGTCGGCGAGGGGCACGCTCAAGACCCTCACCCTCACCGCCATCGAGGTAGACGATTACGTCGCCATCCTGGGCGGGGGCACCGGGTCCTGA
- a CDS encoding ribonuclease HII — protein MATASAPVLRKSLKRRVPGLAVERELWAAGHEVGVGVDEVGRGAWAGPLTIGAVVLPRDRRVNKVRDSKALTEPEREALFDRLADWCVAWSVGHVTATECDELGMSEAQRLAARRALDGLGMVPDQVLIDGKWDFVGGGSTRMIVKGDATCLSISTASILAKVTRDRIMRAEDEEFPAYDFAWNKGYPCPRHRQALRGVGPSALHRRSWSFMDDIPWTGAVRYVRPEPQGTLF, from the coding sequence GTGGCTACCGCCTCTGCTCCGGTTTTGCGAAAGTCGTTGAAGCGACGGGTCCCGGGTTTGGCGGTGGAGCGTGAGCTCTGGGCGGCCGGTCACGAGGTGGGGGTCGGCGTCGACGAGGTGGGGCGGGGGGCGTGGGCCGGGCCGCTGACCATCGGGGCGGTGGTGTTGCCCCGGGATCGCAGGGTCAACAAGGTTCGTGACTCCAAGGCGCTCACCGAGCCCGAGCGTGAGGCCTTGTTCGACCGGCTGGCCGACTGGTGCGTGGCATGGTCGGTTGGTCACGTCACTGCCACCGAATGTGACGAGTTGGGCATGTCCGAGGCCCAGCGGCTGGCAGCCAGGAGGGCGTTGGATGGGCTGGGCATGGTGCCCGATCAGGTGTTGATCGATGGCAAGTGGGACTTCGTGGGTGGCGGATCTACGCGGATGATCGTCAAGGGCGATGCGACGTGTCTGTCCATCTCCACCGCTTCGATCCTGGCCAAGGTGACCAGGGATCGGATCATGCGGGCCGAGGACGAGGAGTTCCCGGCCTATGACTTCGCCTGGAACAAGGGCTACCCGTGTCCCCGGCACCGCCAGGCCCTGCGGGGGGTGGGGCCATCGGCGTTGCACCGGCGGAGCTGGTCGTTCATGGACGACATCCCCTGGACCGGAGCGGTCCGTTACGTCCGTCCCGAACCGCAGGGAACACTGTTCTGA
- a CDS encoding SDR family oxidoreductase yields MELEDRVVVVTGGARGIGLAIAQAAVANRAGAIAVVDLDSPELEAAATNLGPTARAYAADLSDEAAVTGVISQIQAELGPIDLYVSNAGIGSGAGLDATAEQWDQIWRINVAAHIHAARALLPTVIERGHGHLLITASAAGLLSQIGDLPYSVTKHAAVAVAEWLAITYGDQGLTVSCLCPQGVKTDLLAKAMGHTSVQTVVAHGLMEPDQVADAVVEGLRQEQFLILPHPEVATFYQRRATDPDRWLAGMRRLQARILGQPGLDPPEP; encoded by the coding sequence ATGGAGCTCGAGGACCGGGTGGTCGTGGTCACCGGTGGAGCGAGAGGGATCGGTCTGGCGATCGCCCAGGCCGCGGTGGCCAACCGGGCCGGCGCCATAGCGGTGGTCGACCTGGACTCGCCTGAACTGGAGGCTGCCGCCACCAACCTGGGACCCACCGCCCGGGCCTACGCCGCCGACCTGTCCGATGAAGCGGCCGTGACCGGGGTGATCTCCCAGATCCAAGCCGAGCTCGGCCCGATCGACCTCTACGTATCCAACGCCGGCATCGGGTCCGGAGCCGGGCTGGACGCCACCGCCGAGCAGTGGGACCAGATCTGGCGGATCAACGTCGCCGCCCACATCCACGCCGCCCGGGCCCTGCTCCCCACCGTGATCGAGCGAGGACACGGCCACCTGTTGATCACGGCATCGGCCGCCGGCCTGCTCAGCCAGATCGGGGACCTCCCCTACTCGGTCACCAAGCACGCCGCCGTGGCCGTGGCCGAGTGGTTGGCCATCACCTACGGGGACCAGGGTCTCACCGTCTCCTGCCTGTGCCCCCAAGGAGTGAAAACCGACCTGCTGGCCAAGGCCATGGGCCACACCTCGGTCCAGACAGTGGTGGCCCACGGGTTGATGGAACCGGATCAGGTCGCCGACGCGGTGGTGGAGGGCCTGCGCCAGGAGCAGTTCCTTATTCTCCCCCACCCCGAGGTCGCCACCTTCTATCAACGGCGGGCCACCGACCCCGATCGGTGGTTGGCGGGCATGAGGCGCCTACAGGCCCGGATCCTGGGCCAACCCGGGCTCGACCCGCCCGAGCCGTGA
- a CDS encoding LLM class F420-dependent oxidoreductase: MTHPRLGVTFASLMPLGPATAVETARHAADLGYRSFWTAETTGPEAFSVLAAAGAAAPGLGLGTGVLALQIRTPMVAAMGAATLQALHPDVDVCLGIGISSPVVTGRWHGVDYGERPLARVREYVALVRACLSGEKVDWDGDFYRVRGFRLGMKLGDRKPKIVIGALNPAMLRLAGEVADGVLLNYLPASHVAWSVEQVRAGGPAEIYAYIHAGVGDRDQALDKARRDLFSYAVVDSYAANFIRAGFNDEVAEIRDRHRAGDRDGALAAVSDRMCDAIDVMGSEDLVTQTVRDYVAAGVDVPVLMPLPWGGDRTQVLTNTLRAAARA, encoded by the coding sequence ATGACCCACCCCCGCCTCGGCGTCACCTTCGCCAGCCTCATGCCCCTCGGGCCGGCCACCGCAGTGGAGACGGCCCGCCACGCCGCCGACCTCGGCTACCGATCGTTCTGGACGGCTGAGACCACCGGCCCCGAGGCCTTCTCGGTGCTGGCCGCTGCCGGTGCGGCCGCTCCCGGGCTCGGGCTAGGCACCGGAGTGCTCGCCCTCCAGATCCGCACCCCGATGGTGGCGGCCATGGGGGCCGCCACCCTCCAGGCTCTGCACCCCGACGTGGATGTGTGCCTCGGCATCGGCATCTCCTCACCGGTGGTTACCGGCCGCTGGCACGGCGTCGACTACGGCGAGCGCCCCCTGGCCCGGGTCCGGGAGTACGTGGCCCTGGTCCGTGCCTGTCTGTCAGGCGAGAAGGTCGACTGGGACGGCGACTTCTACCGGGTCCGGGGCTTTCGCCTCGGCATGAAGCTGGGCGACCGCAAGCCCAAGATCGTCATCGGTGCCCTCAACCCGGCCATGTTGCGCCTGGCCGGCGAGGTGGCCGACGGCGTGCTCCTCAACTACCTCCCCGCCTCCCACGTGGCCTGGTCGGTGGAACAGGTGCGCGCCGGCGGCCCCGCCGAGATCTACGCCTACATCCATGCCGGGGTCGGAGACCGCGATCAGGCCCTCGACAAAGCCCGACGAGACCTGTTCTCCTACGCCGTGGTCGATTCCTACGCCGCCAACTTCATCCGGGCCGGGTTCAACGACGAGGTGGCCGAGATTCGAGACCGACACCGCGCTGGCGACCGCGATGGCGCCTTGGCCGCGGTGTCAGACCGAATGTGCGACGCCATCGACGTGATGGGATCAGAAGATCTGGTGACCCAGACCGTGCGTGACTACGTGGCGGCCGGCGTCGACGTACCCGTGCTCATGCCCCTCCCCTGGGGTGGAGACCGCACCCAGGTCCTCACCAACACGCTCCGCGCCGCCGCCCGAGCCTGA
- a CDS encoding DUF1298 domain-containing protein, whose protein sequence is MSTEGNDGGTSEPMSDLESLMWTLESDPFLSSNFANISFFDRAPDHDRLRQRMWRASRVVPRLRRKVQPGLGPLTPNWIDDPDFDLDHHLRWVTLPPGSQDSDVLALAADLALAPLDPNRPLWEFTVIDGLPDGRAAMVQKLHHTITDGNGGIRMSVEFIDLERDAPPPPPVDEGPPAQTPQWGPPALATALLRNADQAVRQFQGRAGSLAGSLTSSVRHPTQLASTLAGLPAESAATIRSLIRQYGVTGSFRSPLWTERSLQRALVVFDVSLEEVKQCARALDGSVNDVFVAAAAGGAGRYHRTHGHDTAELRMTMPVSTRSGRTMAGNAFSPTRVMVPLDADPTDRFRETHQRLTVTKTEKTLGFMSSLAGLAKVVPRPVLVRLARQQVTTVDFTTSNVKAAPFDLYIAGAKMEHNYPIGPIMGTAWNLTTMSYRGRLDIGLHVDTAAVEHPEELATAIQESFQELFALGA, encoded by the coding sequence GTGAGCACCGAGGGGAACGACGGCGGAACCAGCGAACCGATGAGCGACCTGGAGTCGCTGATGTGGACCCTGGAATCAGACCCGTTCCTGTCCTCCAACTTCGCCAACATCAGCTTTTTCGACCGGGCCCCCGACCACGACCGCCTCCGGCAAAGGATGTGGCGAGCGAGTCGGGTGGTCCCCCGCCTCCGCCGCAAGGTCCAGCCCGGCCTGGGCCCGCTCACCCCCAATTGGATCGACGACCCGGATTTCGACCTCGACCACCACCTCCGCTGGGTGACCCTCCCCCCCGGTTCCCAAGACTCCGATGTTCTGGCTCTGGCCGCCGACCTGGCCCTAGCCCCACTGGACCCGAACCGTCCCCTATGGGAGTTCACCGTGATCGACGGCCTGCCCGACGGTCGGGCGGCGATGGTCCAAAAGCTGCACCACACCATCACCGACGGCAACGGCGGCATCCGCATGTCGGTCGAGTTCATCGACCTGGAGCGAGATGCCCCGCCCCCGCCCCCCGTCGACGAAGGGCCCCCAGCCCAGACGCCCCAATGGGGCCCGCCGGCCCTGGCCACCGCCCTGCTACGCAACGCCGACCAGGCCGTACGCCAGTTCCAAGGCCGGGCTGGGTCGCTAGCCGGCTCGCTCACCTCCAGCGTGCGCCACCCAACCCAGCTCGCTTCCACCCTGGCCGGCCTACCGGCCGAGTCGGCCGCCACCATCCGCTCCCTGATCCGCCAATACGGCGTAACCGGGTCGTTCCGCTCACCGCTTTGGACCGAGCGCTCCCTGCAACGGGCGCTGGTGGTGTTCGACGTCTCCCTGGAAGAGGTAAAGCAGTGTGCCCGCGCTCTGGATGGCAGTGTCAACGATGTGTTCGTGGCTGCCGCCGCCGGTGGGGCGGGCCGCTATCACCGCACCCACGGCCACGACACCGCCGAGCTACGCATGACCATGCCGGTGAGCACCCGTTCGGGGCGCACGATGGCCGGCAACGCCTTCTCACCGACGCGGGTCATGGTGCCCCTCGACGCCGATCCGACAGACCGGTTCCGCGAAACCCACCAACGGCTAACCGTCACCAAGACCGAGAAGACCCTGGGGTTCATGTCGTCGCTGGCCGGCTTGGCCAAGGTCGTACCCCGCCCGGTGCTGGTGCGCCTGGCCCGCCAACAGGTCACCACCGTCGACTTCACCACCTCCAACGTGAAGGCAGCCCCCTTCGACCTCTACATCGCGGGCGCCAAGATGGAGCACAACTACCCGATCGGCCCCATCATGGGAACGGCCTGGAACCTGACCACCATGAGCTATCGAGGCCGGCTGGACATCGGTCTCCACGTGGACACCGCGGCGGTGGAACACCCCGAAGAGTTGGCGACAGCAATCCAGGAATCGTTCCAGGAGCTGTTCGCTCTGGGGGCCTGA
- a CDS encoding phosphatase PAP2 family protein, with protein sequence MTRTDPGADRGTDPSAGLWGSVDRFDEAVDHVWGQILRGHPQVDKMFYLASELGDFSLIWHFIGAAQGLRSDRDADATIRLAAVLLVESVVVNQGIKRLVKRPRPQTTEPRPHHLRQPLTSSFPSGHASSAFTAAGVLSHHDPALKPLYYAVAAVVATSRVHVKIHHASDVIAGAVLGAAFARIAVRAWPLPRH encoded by the coding sequence GTGACCAGAACAGACCCGGGCGCAGACCGGGGCACAGATCCGAGCGCCGGCCTGTGGGGGTCGGTAGACCGCTTCGACGAAGCCGTGGATCATGTCTGGGGTCAGATCCTGCGCGGCCACCCCCAGGTCGACAAGATGTTCTACCTGGCCTCTGAGCTGGGAGATTTCAGCCTGATCTGGCACTTCATCGGCGCGGCCCAAGGTCTTCGCTCCGATCGCGACGCCGATGCCACCATCCGGCTGGCCGCGGTGCTGTTGGTGGAGTCGGTGGTGGTCAACCAGGGAATCAAGCGGCTGGTCAAACGTCCTCGACCACAAACCACCGAACCCCGCCCCCACCACCTCCGCCAGCCACTCACTTCCAGCTTTCCCAGCGGGCATGCCAGCTCGGCGTTCACCGCGGCAGGGGTGCTCAGCCACCATGACCCAGCGCTGAAGCCCCTCTACTACGCCGTGGCCGCCGTGGTCGCCACCAGCAGGGTCCACGTCAAGATCCACCACGCTTCCGACGTGATCGCCGGAGCGGTGCTGGGCGCCGCCTTCGCCCGCATCGCGGTCCGGGCGTGGCCTCTCCCCCGCCACTAA